The DNA region GATAATTCCGTTCCGCAGAACGCGCAACCGCGCCGCGTCTTCCAGTGCACGCATCGCTGAATGACGGTGGTGGCCAGACAATCCTTGCCGTGGAGAAGTGCGATTTGCCTGCCCATCGAACCGTCCGATGTCCGGGCGTCGTAGAAACGGGGTTCCGGCGGCAGTTCGAGGGGGACCGGTTCTTCTCCGTTTTTCAAGAGCACGAAACCGCGTTCGACGTCGCGGATCGCGTACGGGGAGCGGGACACATAGGGTGCGTTGATGGGCGCATTGACGGGGAATCCCCGGATGAGGAAGGCTTTTCCTTCGGCCGGTCCTGCGCCGCCATTTCTCCCTTCGAGATGATTCGGGACCCGTACGCCGAGACTCTGGATCTCGGTTATGATGTTGGCCAGGGACCGCATGTAACTGGAATTAGCACGTTTGCGCGGATGCCGCAAACGGTTCGATAACTATTGAAGCATCCGTCCGGAAGGCGCTTTGGGAACCTTTCTGAAGAATCCCGCCGCGGCGGGACCCAACCCCTCCCAAGACTTCTTGGATGGGGGTCCTCCCGGCTTGCGCCGGAAAGACCCGGAATCGTGGCCCGAGAATGATTGCCAAATGTTCTTATTTGTCGACGGGCATGGACGAAATGGTTCCGTCCCAGGTATCCACTTTGCATTCGGCCGATTGCTCGTCAAACCAGGTGTTGGTTACACATTTCGATTCCGTGAAGAAAGTGATGCCGTCCCTGCCCATGACGTGCAGATCGCCGAAGAAGGAATGCTTGTGTCCCGTAAAACCAAAAATGCCCAGCGGCACGGGGATGCCCACGTTGATGCCCACCATGCCGGCGTGAGACTGCTTGGCGAATTGACGCGCATAATAACCGTTCTGAGTGTAGATTACCGATCCGTTGCCGAACTCGCCGGCGTTCATCAATGCCAGCCCTTCTTCGAAACCCTTCACGCGCTTGATGCAGAGCACCGGCCCGAAGATCTCCCGATCGCCTACGGACATGCCGGGTTTGACGTGATCGAAGATCGTGGGTCCCAGGTAGAAGCCGTTTTCATAGCCGGGAACGACCGGGTTGCGTCCATCCACTATCAGTTCGGCGCCTTCATCGATCCCCTTCTGAATCCAATCGGTGATGAACTTGAGATGGCCGGCGTTCATAATGGGTCCCATGCCGGTGGCGGGATCGTAAGCAGGGCCTAAATTCAATTCCGCCGCGAATTTCTTCAGATATACCACCAGTTCATCGGCGATGCATTCTTCCACGACCACCACGGGGCAGGCCATACAACGGGCGCCGGCGCAGCCGCAGTAGGCATTGACGATTCCCCTGGCCGTTCGTTCCAGTTTGCAGTCTCTCAGCACCAACGCATGGTTTTTGGCTTCGCACAGGGCCTGAACCCGTTTCCCTTCGGCCGCTGCCGTGGCGTAGATGTGCCTGCCAACGCTCGTGGAGCCCACGAACGTGATGCCTTTGACGTCGGGGTGGCGCAGGAGGAGTTCAGCTTCATTGCGGCCGGCGGTCACCACGTTTAGTACACCCTTGGGCAAACCGGCCTCCGTCCAGAGTTCCATCAGTCGCATGGAGGATTGGGGTACAAAGCTGGCGGCCTTGAGCACCATGGTGTTGCCGGTGGCAATGCAGAGAGGGGCCATCCATCCGTGAGGGATCATGGCCGGAAAATTCCAGGGGGCGATTCCCACAAACACTCCCATGGGCTCACGGTACAGCACCGTGTCGTATCCATCGGAACAGTTCATGAGCGACTCGCCCTTCATCAGGTGAGGAGCTCCACAGGCGAACTCGATCACCTCGTTCACCTTGAGCACGTCGCCCATACTTTCTCTCCAGTTCTTGCCTTCTTCCTGGCACAACTGGTAGGTCAGCTCTTCGAGGTGCTCGTCGACCAGGGCTTTCATTTTGTACAGAACCTGGACCCTCTTGCTCACCGGAGTATCGGACCACTCGGGGAACGCTTCCTTGGCGGCCAGAACGGCGGCCTCGACCTCCTCGGCCGTACATTGCGGCGCACAAGCGATCACCTCGCCGGTGGAGGGGTTGTAGCAGTCCATGTATTTGTCTGTTTTGGACACATGCCATTCACCGCCCACGCAGTATTTCAGTTGCTTCGGGACTGCACTGACGCTGACATGCTCTTCCAGTATATCCCCGTAGGTAAAGTAGCGGTCTTTTATCGATGTTTCCGTCATCTTGTATCCTTTCCTTTCTTTTTACGATCCTGAGGCCTTGATCATTTGTGGTATATCGTTTCGATCTCGAAGATCGGTTCTAAACAGTGACGACATAGGTCTAAGAGCGATCCGCCGGAACGGCTTCCATACCAAAGGCCACTTTCCTGATGAGATTCGCCGCGATGCGATACGTGGCGTCCTTTTTCGATGAGAACAGCCGACCGGCCCTCCGCGGATTGATTTCAGTAATATCCAGGCCCGCCAATTCGATTCCGGCCGAGAGAAGCTTTCTCAGGGCGTTTGCCAGGTGATACATCTGCTTTTCCTGGAGTCCTTGCCGGTCCCGGAAACGCACTCCCTCCAAAGCGTTACGGGCTCCGATGTCCATGTCCACGGAAATATACACATAAGAGGTATCTATCCGTCGCAGCAGGTGCTCCAGTTTCGAGGGACTCGTGAGGCACTCGTTTTTGGTAACGATGGTGACTCCCCTGCGTTTCAAGTCGCTGTAGGCCCCCACGAATCGGGCCACCCTGGGGTCTTTGATGCGAAACGCCCTTTTAGGCGGGTAATCGCTCACGCCGAGCACAAACACCTGCCGAGGGAGCACAATCCCCCGATCCAAGAGGCCGAGCAGAAACGAGCCGGCGTTATACGAGTCGGGCCGGTTGTGCAAAAACGGATCGTCCCGGTCGTACAGCGTGCCGGGGTTGGTGTCCAGGTCGTACTGAATGGCTTCCGACACGACGGGAACCGGGATTGCATCGGTATGGCTGTCGAGCGCGACCAGTGACAGATGCTCCGACCCGTAATGCTCCGAAAGGGCCTCGATCACTCCTCCTGTCATGGAATGGTCCACGGCGATCATGCAGGGAATGTGGGGAAGAATGTCATCGACGACCCGTCGCCGAATCTCCGATGCGAACTCGAGGCACCCGTTTCGGTCCGTGAATCCGACAAACTCGTGGACATTGACGCGTTCCCTGTCTCCCGAAGGCGGATGGGGGCGCAACCACCCCGGCACTTGCATGGAACCTTTTTCCGACCACAGTTCCGCCGGTACCTCGTTACGGATCATCGCCATGACGGGATCGTAGGGATCGTCGCTTTCACCGGGTAGGGCCTCGAATTCCAGCTTCTCGCGAACGGATTCCTCTTTTTCGTCGCAATCAAGGGGACAGCCGAAAAAGACGATCTTCTTTCTGGTCTCCTCTGACATCATGCTTCAAGATACCGGAACGTGTTTCCGGCTCGCCGTCAAAGCGAGTCTCCGTGCGGTCGGGGTGCGCGCCTCGATTCTTTTATCTCTTCTTGAAATAGTCGTCTCTCGCCTTCTTGAGCTGTAACAGGTTCTCGAGAGGAGACGGCGGAGCGACGCCGCAACCGGGCGTCAGGAAGTCCGTACCGTTTTCAAGGGCCCGGACGGATTCCTTGTAGCACTCTTCCGGGGCGCCCATGAACAAGGTGGTTGCCGTAGCCACGTTGCCGAACACCCGGACGCCTTTGGCGTGAGCGATTTCGACGGCCTTCTTCATGTCCGCCTTTTCCTCGATGCTGATGCCGGTAACACCGGTATCGCACATCATTTCGATGATCGAGTCCGTGTTTCCGCAGATATGAAGCACCAGGGGTCCCTTCGATCCTTTGACGATATCGGAGATCAGGGGCAGCGCAAATTCCTTGAACGTTCTGGGGCTCATCAAGGCGGGTCCGGACGACGGTTCAGCCATTACAAAGTAATCGGCTCCACAATCGAAGGCGAAATTGATAACGTCGATCATCGCCAGTTTGGTCACATCGATCACTTGCTGCACGCGGTTTTTTTCCTTGAAGGTCATCTTCATGAATTTTTCCGTGCCCACGAGATTGCACGCGCAGGTCCAGGCTCCTTCCGATTCACGCGGGGAAACGGCCCCTTCGCAGAAAGTCCGGAGGGTAATCGAGCCCTTCGATGCTTTGAGCATACGGGTGTTCCTTGATCGAGTATTGAATGTCGATTTTGGGATCGCCCAAGCCGCAGCCGAAGGCCTCGCTCATGGGTGTGATGTCCCATCCCATGGCCTTGACAAATTCCCATCCAAGATACTTGGGCGCCGCGAGGGCAAGTTCCGCCATGGCCGCGGGATCCCTGTCCGCAAGCGGCCGTTCCGCGCCGCATTTCTTCATCAGCTCGACGACTCCGTAGGTGGTGGTGGAACCCACGGGAGTCATGTCCACTTCTTTGCCGTTCAAACGGTTCAAGAAACGTTCTTTCAGGGTCATAGATTTTTCACTCCTTAAGATCCGCGTTGATCCCCGCTCGCCGCGTCTTCCACACGGGCAAACAGGCTTTCGGCCCATTAAACGGAGAGGTGTTTGGTGATGATTTGTCCGTCCGCCAGCAGCTCTTCCGTTGTGACGATGCCTTTGACCATCCCTTTGGTGCCCATCAGGTAGTGACGCGAGGCCACTTTCAGGGCCATGCGATAGTTCTGTTCGACCAGGAGCAGCGTGAGTCCGTGTTTCATGCACAGGTTGAGCACGACGGTGATGACCATGGAGACCAGCAAGGGAGAGAGCCCTTGAGAGGGTTCATCCAGGAGCATGATACGGGGATTGCTCATGAGCGCCCGGCCTATGGCCAGCATCTGCTGCTCCCCGCCGCTCATGGTGGAGCCGTCCTGTTTGCGCCTTTCCGACAAGGCGGGAAACTGTTCGTACACCCGATCGATGGTCCACGCCTGCATATCCGTAGCCGGTTGCT from Deltaproteobacteria bacterium includes:
- a CDS encoding ABC transporter ATP-binding protein, yielding MEVRDLHAYYGRSHVIQGLSLHVHHQEAVSILGRNGVGKTTTMRSVIGLTPPRSGRVFIEGTDTTSWAVHRIARMGVAYVPAERHIFPGLSVEENLRLSEQPATDMQAWTIDRVYEQFPALSERRKQDGSTMSGGEQQMLAIGRALMSNPRIMLLDEPSQGLSPLLVSMVITVVLNLCMKHGLTLLLVEQNYRMALKVASRHYLMGTKGMVKGIVTTEELLADGQIITKHLSV
- a CDS encoding arginase family protein; translation: MMSEETRKKIVFFGCPLDCDEKEESVREKLEFEALPGESDDPYDPVMAMIRNEVPAELWSEKGSMQVPGWLRPHPPSGDRERVNVHEFVGFTDRNGCLEFASEIRRRVVDDILPHIPCMIAVDHSMTGGVIEALSEHYGSEHLSLVALDSHTDAIPVPVVSEAIQYDLDTNPGTLYDRDDPFLHNRPDSYNAGSFLLGLLDRGIVLPRQVFVLGVSDYPPKRAFRIKDPRVARFVGAYSDLKRRGVTIVTKNECLTSPSKLEHLLRRIDTSYVYISVDMDIGARNALEGVRFRDRQGLQEKQMYHLANALRKLLSAGIELAGLDITEINPRRAGRLFSSKKDATYRIAANLIRKVAFGMEAVPADRS
- a CDS encoding CoA-acylating methylmalonate-semialdehyde dehydrogenase — translated: MTETSIKDRYFTYGDILEEHVSVSAVPKQLKYCVGGEWHVSKTDKYMDCYNPSTGEVIACAPQCTAEEVEAAVLAAKEAFPEWSDTPVSKRVQVLYKMKALVDEHLEELTYQLCQEEGKNWRESMGDVLKVNEVIEFACGAPHLMKGESLMNCSDGYDTVLYREPMGVFVGIAPWNFPAMIPHGWMAPLCIATGNTMVLKAASFVPQSSMRLMELWTEAGLPKGVLNVVTAGRNEAELLLRHPDVKGITFVGSTSVGRHIYATAAAEGKRVQALCEAKNHALVLRDCKLERTARGIVNAYCGCAGARCMACPVVVVEECIADELVVYLKKFAAELNLGPAYDPATGMGPIMNAGHLKFITDWIQKGIDEGAELIVDGRNPVVPGYENGFYLGPTIFDHVKPGMSVGDREIFGPVLCIKRVKGFEEGLALMNAGEFGNGSVIYTQNGYYARQFAKQSHAGMVGINVGIPVPLGIFGFTGHKHSFFGDLHVMGRDGITFFTESKCVTNTWFDEQSAECKVDTWDGTISSMPVDK